One Aethina tumida isolate Nest 87 chromosome 5, icAetTumi1.1, whole genome shotgun sequence genomic window carries:
- the LOC109606159 gene encoding dedicator of cytokinesis protein 1 isoform X2, producing the protein MSTWSSVSDEFSYGIVIYNYKGEDDLKLELTVGETVHILQEEANWYYGYVTTNRNCKGIFPKNYVHIKQCITVDTKGPTPNFAFREPPITHEISSVLREWGYHWKNLYIQQSNKFEEIKNKIYDLLSQRSKILSGTLPVDELKRVTKQATEAIDEGNKTLGLDLVVRDKDGNIIDPDVTSTIQLYYHHKNATERMSSRSKVVVKDETPKTAIQQFSNVFLLSVRNFTFKLSEDAELLMMLYDAKEQRSFTENYVVRWNKEGLMSDLDQMYNLRVMFTDLGKKDLERERIFFVCQVIRVGAMEAKELELRRSSVSAMNAKNNKSYINNMRRPLGVAAMDITNYLSGKLESNLEKEFSVPFVSCEKDNLEQTLKKIINKNNSENRNQSQNQSLYVSWKLLRGDSKQVREENRHLVLGNVSTARKMGFPEVILPGDVRNDLYLTLLSGEFNKGNKSSDKNVEVTVKVCNKQGQPIPGVISVGGGIQNINEYRSVIYYHEDKPQWFETFKVAIPIEEFKTSHLKFTFKHRSSNEVKDKTEKPFAMCYVTLMQKNGTTLRDKRHDLVVYKIDHKKFDEDSLDYLELPSTLAEVKNQKASAGGLTVNLKDSFCIESNICSTKLTQNVDLLGLLNWSANKDSLEDSLKALMNVDGEEVVKFLQDILDALFNILMENQETDKYDTLVFECLLFIIGLVNNWKYQHFEPVLDLYIKESFSATLAYKKLIGVLKSIIDTRNLHTHAKDLMFRTMKCLQYVMRFISRSRILYRDLNPDVDDSFDEEFEELLQDIIIMMSITREDHHDLLREQGAVLKYFPSTIPDILMIYPPPRLSLVLCQILSGIPKGRLTKQKMMTINDIVHSKLFLISECRSILLPKFTEQIRDLFQTKEEGVATRQDGRRQNRSVAKVAQLLGTTAHCVNQHVGYSEEVDLCIKIMSDIMELLFRKNIGPTSDDLSEIIRTVLRTIIQSHIKMEKDNPHASMDSSACKATYVKGNLVAVMIDIFRQMTEEHYNEYINRFSTSFDILDFLMEILVVFKELVNNSIFPEDWSEMIMLQNSIILKSLRFFSHTIRDRFFDKFEYDAWSNFFHCAIAFMTQKALQLENFTSSKRLRLVNRYNDMRRETGFEIRQMWFNLGLHKIHFVPGLVELMLDMTLIPETELRKATIPIFFDMMQCEYYSSKLEFESYGDTKRDSTHIKASFAEFEKEMIHKLDTLFGLRGDAEYMNLFYDIMIELCEQHSSLAIEGIKFVKIVKKLMENLLEYRSIVSDENKENTMSCTVNLLDFYSEINKKEMYIKYLNKLYDLHIECDNYTEAAYTLMQHTILLDWSNDILSPLLVHSKYEKKTHRDLKEALYKDIIDNFDKGKMWECAISKCQELAKQCEEETFDYFKLRDLHQRMATFYDNIMKSVRPEPEYFRVGYFGQGFPKFLRNKIFIFRGKEYERLVDFSTRILNVFPKAELLKTLTPPGSDIQNSDRQYIQVNKVDPVMDEKKQRFSGKPVSDQIVKFYKVNNIQRYIYSRPFIKKDPNLNCNNEFSSLWLERTEIETTYPLPGILRWFPVKHSKVEEICPLRYAIETIERTNKDLTKFVNMYNMDKNMDVKPLSLKLNGILDPAVMGGIKNYEDAFFHSNYIDLYPENKILIMKLKDLIADQMPLLGLCVQIHKYIHTSEITALHTRFEECFKKMQEVVEREYGKKTCDLKLENEVQMRRHFSIAENRAMSEFPNSGDRVSSLTRTQVTSLKHFTSTFHFSASSPALQSKQPHNSHSKTVIISPTKSLSGSSTYKKSKTPKEKRRSSKSDLGSPALVTGASQWYTEDTKSSTTTLSNGSPIIELTEELLPKRPLRAEVEKEKRLSRPPSGQFSRPNSMTVTIRGASSSGNSSNRDSVGTTDSSISEEDMIPPPLPLKSRDMDYSNLPPAENVSFLYSQRNSTARASIQIKWPEDNIVVDFDEVPPTPPPKPPKKQKF; encoded by the exons TTATATACAATTACAAAGGAGAGGATGACTTGAAATTGGAGCTGACCGTGGGCGAAACCGTTCACATACTGCAAGAAGAGGCGAATTGGTACTACGGTTACGTGACGACCAATCGCAACTGCAAGGGCATATTTCCAAAAAACTATGTGCACATAAAGCAATGCATTACAGTCGACACGAAAGGGCCTACTCCCAATTTCGCATTTCGTGAACCCCCCATTACGCACGAGATCTCATCGGTGTTGCGTGAATGGGGGTACCACTGGAAAAATCTCTACATC CAACAAAGTAACAAATTCGAAGAGATCAAGAACAAAATCTACGATCTGCTGAGCCAGAGGAGCAAAATCTTGAGCGGTACCCTACCGGTGGACGAACTGAAACGCGTGACGAAACAAGCGACAGAGGCCATCGATGAGGGCAACAAAACTTTAGGTTTGGACCTGGTGGTCAGGGACAAGGATGGCAACATCATCGACCCCGACGTAACCAGCACCATCCAACTGTACTACCACCACAAAAACGCTACAGAACGGATGAGCTCTCGATCCAAA GTTGTAGTCAAAGACGAGACACCAAAGACTGCCATACAACAGTTTTCGAACGTCTTCCTCCTTTCAGTAAGGAATTTTACGTTCAAACTGAGTGAGGATGCGGAACTACTGATGATGCTTTACGACGCCAAAGAGCAACGATCCTTCACAGAGAATTACGTTGTGCGATGGAACAAGGAGGGCCTGATGAGCGACCTGGATCAAATGTACAATCTGAGGGTTATGTTCACG GATTTGGGTAAGAAAGACTTGGAAAGGGAGAGGATTTTCTTCGTCTGTCAGGTCATTAGGGTAGGTGCAATGGAAGCCAAAGAGTTGGAACTGAGGCGGAGCTCCGTTAGTGCAATGAACgccaaaaacaataaaagctACATCAACAACATGAGGAGACCTCTTGGGGTGGCTGCAATGGACATTACCAACTATTTAAGTGGCAAATTAGAGAGTAATTTAGAGAAAGAATTTTCCGTCCCCTTCGTTAGTTGTGAAAAAGACAACTTAGAACAaactttaaagaaaattattaataagaacaATTCTGAAAACAGAAATCaatcacaaaatcaatcaCTCTACGTCAGCTGGAAACTGCTTAGGGGTGATTCAAaacaa GTTCGAGAAGAGAATCGACATTTAGTATTAGGTAATGTGTCAACAGCTAGGAAAATGGGATTCCCCGAAGTGATACTACCCGGTGACGTGAGAAACGACTTGTATCTGACGCTTTTGAGTGGTGAATTCAATAAGGGAAACAAATCCAGTGATAAAAACGTCGAGGTCACCGTCAAAGTATGCAACAAACAAGGACAACCCATACCA gGGGTGATAAGTGTTGGCGGTGGAATCcagaatataaatgaataccGTTCAGTTATTTACTACCACGAGGACAAACCTCAGTGGTTCGAGACTTTCAAAGTGGCAATACCAATAGAAGAGTTCAAAACTAGTCATTTGAAGTTCACGTTCAAACATCGGTCTTCCAACGAGGTAAAGGATAAAACTGAAAAGCCGTTTGCCATGTGCTACGTGACCTTGATGCAGAAAAACGGCACGACGCTTAGAGACAAGAGACATGACCTTGTGGTTTACAAGATAGACCACAAAAAGTTCGACGAGGACAGTTTGGATTATCTGGAGTTGCCGTCGACGCTGGCCGAAGTTAAGAACCAAAAAGCATCGGCTGGTGGACTTACGGTCAACTTAAAGGACTCCTTTTGCATAGAAAGCAACATTTGTTCCACAAAGCTGACTCAAAACGTTGATTTGCTGGGTCTCCTCAACTGGTCAGCTAACAAAGACTCCCTGGAGGATTCGCTGAAAGCTTTAATGAATGTTGACGGTGAAGAAGTTGTTAAGTTTTTGCAGGACATTTTAGACGCACTTTTCAACATTCTCATGGAAAACCAAGAGACTGACAAATATGATACACTTGTGTTTGagtgtttattgtttatcattggtttagttaataattggAAGTACCAGCACTTTGAACCAGTTCTGGATTTGTACATAAAAGAAAGTTTTAGTGCCACTTTAGCCTACAA GAAATTAATTGGAGTTCTCAAATCCATCATCGACACGAGAAACCTGCACACCCACGCCAAAGATCTGATGTTCAGGACGATGAAGTGCCTTCAATACGTGATGCGATTCATATCCAGGTCCCGAATTTTGTACAGGGATCTAAACCCGGACGTAGATGACTCGTTCGACGAGGAATTCGAAGAGCTGCTTCAAGACATTATTATCATGATGAGTATTACCAGGGAAGATCATCATGATCTGCTTAGAGAACAGGGGGCCGTCCTAAAATACTTTCCGTCCACTATACCCgacattttaatgatttatccTCCACCCAGGTTAAG CCTGGTTTTGTGCCAAATATTGAGTGGGATACCAAAAGGTAGGCTTACGAAGCAGAAAATGATGACGATCAACGACATTGTGCACAGTAAACTGTTTTTAATCTCCGAATGTCGTTCCATACTTTTGCCGAAATTTACGGAACAAATCCGGGATTTGTTTCAGACGAAGGAGGAG GGTGTTGCGACGAGACAAGACGGAAGGAGACAAAACAGGTCGGTGGCCAAAGTGGCTCAGCTGCTCGGAACAACTGCGCATTGCGTCAACCAGCATGTCGGATATTCGGAAGAG gttgatttgtgtattaaaataatgagcgACATTATGGAGTTGCTTTTCCGGAAAAACATTGGTCCGACATCAGATGACCTAAGCGAAATTATTCGTACTGTTTTAAGGACGATCATTCAGAGTCACATAAAAATGGAGAAAGACAATCCTCATGCT agtaTGGATAGTAGTGCATGCAAAGCAACGTATGTTAAA GGTAACTTAGTGGCGGTGATGATCGACATATTCCGGCAGATGACCGAAGAACACTACAACGAGTACATAAACCGCTTCTCCACCTCGTTCGACATACTGGACTTCCTCATGGAGATCCTGGTCGTGTTCAAGGAACTAGTCAATAACTCGATCTTCCCCGAGGACTGGTCGGAGATGATAATGCTGCAGAACAGCATCATACTAAAGTCGCTCAGGTTCTTCTCCCACACGATCCGTGACCGGTTCTTCGACAAGTTCGAGTACGACGCCTGGAGCAACTTCTTTCACTGTGCGATCGCGTTCATGACTCAAAAGGCGCTTCAGCTCGAGAACTTTACGTCCAGCAAGAGGTTGAGGTTGGTTAATCGTTACAACGACATGCGAAGGGAGACCGGGTTCGAAATCCGTCAAATGTGGTTCAACTTAGGGCTGCACAAAATCCATTTTGTTCCCGGTTTGGTGGAGCTGATGCTCGACATGACGCTGATTCCGGAAACGGAGTTGCGCAAGGCCACGATACCAATTTTCTTCGACATGATGCAGTGCGAGTATTATTCGTCGAAGTTGGAGTTCGAAAGTTACGGAGACACGAAGCGGGATTCGACGCATATCAAGGCGTCGTTTGCGGAGTTCGAGAAGGAGATGATTCACAAATTAGATACTCTGTTTGGGCTGAGAGGGGACGCTGAGTACATGAATCTGTTTTATGACATCATGATTGAGCTTTGTGAACAACACAGCAGTTTGGCCATTGAAGGTATAAAGTTTGTGAAGATCGTCAAGAAATTGATGGAGAATCTGTTGGAGTACAGAAGTATAGTCAGTGATGAAAATAAGGAGAATACCATGAGCTGTactgttaatttattg GATTTTTATTCGGAAATTAACAAGAAAgaaatgtacataaaatacTTGAACAAATTATACGATCTTCACATAGAATGTGATAATTACACAGAGGCCGCCTATACTTTAATGCAACACACAATTTTACTGGATTGGTCCAACGACATTCTGTCACCCCTTCTAGTCCACAGCAAGTATGAGAAGAAAACTCACAGAGACCTAAAGGAAGCTCTCTACAAAGATATAATTGACAACTTTGACAAAGGAAAA atGTGGGAGTGCGCAATATCAAAATGTCAAGAACTAGCAAAGCAGTGCGAAGAAGAAACTTTTGACTATTTTAAGCTGAGAGATTTGCATCAGAGGATGGCCACCTTTTACGACAACATAATGAAGAGCGTCCGGCCAGAGCCTGAGTACTTCCGAGTGGGGTACTTCGGACAAGGGTTCCCCAAGTTCCTGCGCAATAAGATCTTTATATTTAGAGGCAAGGAATACGAGAGACTGGTGGATTTTTCGACGAGAATTCTAAACGTATTCCCTAAAGCTGAACTGCTGAAGACGCTAACTCCACCTGGAAGCGACATACAGAACTCCGACCGACAAT ATATTCAAGTGAACAAGGTGGACCCAGTTATGGATGAGAAAAAGCAACGTTTCTCTGGCAAGCCAGTGTCTGACCAAATAGTGAAGTTCTACAAAGTGAACAACATCCAACGGTACATTTACTCCCgaccttttattaaaaaagatccCAACTTGAATTGCAACAACGAATTCTCCAGTTTGTGGCTGGAAAGGACTGAAATAGAGACGACTTACCCACTGCCGGGTATTCTCAGGTGGTTCCCCGTTAAGCACAGCAAAGTCGAAGAGATATGTCCCTTGAGATATGCCATTGAAACGATTGAGAGGACCAATAAAGATCTTACAAAATTCGTAAATATGTACAACATGGACAAAAATATGGATGTGAAACCTTTGAGCTTGAAACTAAATGGTATTTTGGATCCCGCCGTTATGGGGGGTATCAAGAACTACGAAGACGCCTTCTTCCATTCTAATTACATAGATCTGTACCCGGAAAATAAGATAttgataatgaaattaaaagaccTGATAGCAGATCAGATGCCTTTACTCGGCCTTTGCGTACAAATCCACAAATACATTCACACATCCGAGATAACTGCCCTCCACACTCGATTTGAGGAGtgctttaaaaaaatgcaagAAGTTGTGGAACGAGAGTATggaaaaaag ACATGCgacttaaaattagaaaacgaAGTACAAATGCGAAGACACTTCAGCATAGCTGAAAATAGGGCTATGTCGGAATTCCCAAATAGTGGCGA CCGAGTTTCGAGTCTAACCAGAACCCAAGTGACCTCACTGAAACATTTTACATCCACATTTCACTTTAGCGCTTCCTCACCCGCATTACAAAG CAAACAACCGCACAATTCTCATTCCAAAACAGTGATTATCTCACCCACGAAAAGTTTAAGCGGCTCATCAACGTACAAAAAGTCGAAAACACCGAAAGAAAAAAGACGATCCAGCAAATCCGACTTGGGTAGTCCGGCACTCGTTACAGGGGCGTCGCAGTGGTACACCGAAGACACGAAAAGCAGCACGACTACATTATCTAACGGATCGCCCATTATTGAGCTGACCGAAGAA CTGTTACCTAAGAGGCCACTGAGGGCTGAAGTCGAGAAAGAGAAACGCTTAAGCAGACCACCTAGTGGACAATTCAGTAGGCCAAACAGCATGACCGTCACCATTCGAGGGGCCAGCAGTTCAGGGAACAGTAGTAACAGAGATTCAGTTG GAACCACTGATTCAAGTATAAGCGAAGAAGACATGATTCCGCCACCGCTACCCTTGAAAAGTAGGGACATGGATTACAGTAACTTACCTCCAGCAGAAAACGTAAGTTTCCTGTACTCACAGAGGAACTCGACGGCACGAGCGTCGATTCAAATCAAGTGGCCAGAGGACAACATCGTGGTAGACTTTGATGAAGTGCCTCCGACGCCGCCTCCAAAGCCGCCcaagaaacaaaaattctGA